The Centroberyx gerrardi isolate f3 chromosome 8, fCenGer3.hap1.cur.20231027, whole genome shotgun sequence genomic sequence CTCTACAAAGCATGTTTATCTGCTACCTAGAAGTTCTGGCAGCTTGGTGAAAGTTTGTCATTTTGCTTGTGCAGTGTCCTTCACAGCTCAACTGGTAGCCGCTTGGAATGCGGCCGCAGTCAGAGCCTTTTAGCCACGCCCATCTCATTATAATGTTGGAGCAATCAAATAGGAAatagaaggaaaggaaaatactAAATAGGATATAACTAAATAGGATAATGCTAAATAGGAAAATCGGAAAATAGAAAAGTAGATAAAGGAATATATATGTGCCAAGATTGAATAAAATAGTCTAACCCACCATTTAAATAGTTAAATATTTCAGTGCAAATTATAAAAATAAGAACATATTAAAAatgataaattaaattaataaaagaaTAAATGGATTAAAGCTGTGATTTGTGagctaaataataaataaaacaaataaattatttttaagtACAGAGAATAAAGTGTAACTGTAATTTATTTGTGTCTTAAGTATTTTTTCCACATGAATataactgtatttatttaaatatctaTATTTGATGCTGTATTATCCTATTTGAGATCCTGTCACAAATTGGCCCCCATAGAGACGTCGTCTCAGCTCCCcgtattttttgaaaataaaaaaaagcctctAAATTACATTGGTATCTTCAGCTTTCATTCAAAAGGTAATTTTTACGCCTCACAAAAATTAATTTATgttgtgatatatatcgatatcgactGATAAATTTTTCTTATATTGTGATAAAGATTTTTgccatatcacccagccctacgTAGGGATGCAGCGATTAACCAATTTCACTAGTAGCCGCACTTTAAAACACCACGTTTAATAACCGTAGGCATTTTAGAAGCTGCGGTATCTCCGCCTGCGATTCTGTGTTCTTGAATGCAGCCTGACGTTCGCACGAGACTGCGCCTGTCAAAACTTCACtgttcatgtttgtgtggaggctacattagctaacagagaggagacaaCATCCCAGCTTTTTATCCACCAAAAGTGCCTTAAATCAGCAGTGTGGGAGCATTTTGGATTCCTAAAAAATTACCTTGGTTTGTTGAAGAAGACTTGCAtgataaagtaaaaataaaagcaaattgaAACAGGTTTAACTTGGCAGCAAGATGCTTACTGAAATGTAAAGCTGGTAGGGGATTAAATATAAAACTGTCACTTACAATCAACAAAGCAGCGGCGTTGAGAGTTGTTTTTTCAGTGTAACGTAAGACAACATCAGTACAGCAAGTAGCGCCGATCATTACATTTCATAAAAGCTCACCAAAAAGGCTGTAATCTAGTCCAAACAAAGTAGTCAGCAGGGTGTCTTCCATTCACGGGCTGAATCACCTGTTTGGAGCGATTATTTACTTCCTGTTTGCATCTGTATCAGGTGTAAAAGACTAACCTATTACAATAAgtctaatatgtttttttgttgtttgtcttcaaAAGGCAGTTACTGTAttatttcactttcaaatgGCAACTATTGTGAATTCTAAAAGGCAACTAGGCTACATActtttttccactgtatttAAATGTGGTTTCAATATggagtatgttttttttttttttttgcagaaccagaagaaatgtgaaaaatacaataaatccTGTAATTATAAAATGCTCATTTGATTTTCCCTGTCATTACcgcataataatcataaaaccTTGAAACCGTGATTTTTCCTCACAACATAATCGTACCATTAAAAGCTCAAACCGTTGCCAGCTGTGGCCCAAAGAGTATTTGCTCTGTGCAATGATTGGGAAGACAGCAGACTCCAAAAAAGTAACCTGGTTGTTAGAGTTTGAGCGGCAGACAGACGGGGACACAGACATTCATAACCAGTTTGTGCTCCTAGATTTTGCTGTGTGCTcccatttttttcaatttagGAGCGCCAGTGCTCCCTGGCAAAAAGCTTACTGTAGAACCCTGCATTAATAAAAAGGCTTGTTGCAAGATGACATGACAGATGCACCTCCTTTTTGAACAATGTTAACTTCCTGGCCTGCCACTGTATACTACCACAGAATTCAAAGTGTGCAGGTAAATGAGAACACTAAAAAAGTTTTAGCTAAGTCACCTATGTACAGGAAATGCATTGGCCAATACATAATTCTGCATACAGCCACAGAACCATGTATATTTCCACAACTGAAATATACCTcatgtttaatttaaaaatgttgcacTTTATGGAAATAAGCTCCATGATTTGCTTGAGAAACCACTGTTCAACACATGAAAGCAAGTAGGTGTTCTGTGCTTGGTTCAACACAGTTATTCATTCAATTTATTTGCTTCTTGTTGTATTTCCCATCAGAATCTACCTGAAGCTAACCCAATGAGAATGGAGGAGACAAGGAAGCGGAATGCGCTCGTGATGCAGGTGCTCAAGGAGGCTGCTGAAACCAATGACAACATTGCAAGAGGAATTGGAGGACCCTCAAAATAAAGAGATATGCAGAACTGTGCGGGGCCTTATTAGCATAATGTTAATGTATGTGTTGAAAGCATCGTAGTCATTGAATATTAAAATTGAATATTAAAACTGTATACTAAATCTACTACATGTTTCATccattccatccatccttttTAAGACATTGACAACAACAGTATATTTGCTCTTTGGATATTACTTTACACTCTTGGGGGGACAACCTCTTTCGAGGAAAGAAAATTGATTCTTACTTGGTTATGATAATCAGTAATTAATCTGAGAATTGTGAGCTCTTTTCAGTTCAGAGATTACTTTTCTCTGCAAAACAGAATGACTGCAAttaatgggaatatttattgAACTACCTACTAGACAAATTAGTATGATCAGTGAGATGAATGAAATGTGGACAAATAATGCAAATGGCATTATGATAAAACCAGAACAACATACTGAACTCAGGCGCTgaataatgacatgaaaatTAGGAACAATAATTGGCAACAGTAAATGAAGTTATGGAAGTTTGGGGTCAGTGAaaccagagaaacgaggcggaaCGTTATAAGGGATAAACTAGTTTATACTAACTTTCCTATTGAGCCATGTACCAATTTATCAACACTCTTGCGTCAGctctcagcagaaagacatggaAGATTTTTCAAAGCCTACTTATTTTGGTAGGATGGCCGTTCCTCCGAGAGATCACCGAGGTTGGAGAGATGAACTTGGCGAAGTCAGGTTGCCTGGCAATGGCAAGCGATGGAACATCAGTGAGTCTGACCGATGGCTCTTCCACGTTGAGGTTAAGCGACTGGCTGTTCCAGCTGTCGATACGCGCCCTCTTAGCAGGATGAAAGTATTCTTGTACTATTGTGCAAGTATATGACAGGCTGCGGTCTGATGCAGTTGGTCAGATGAGAGAGTTGAAATGGAGCTTCTGACTCCTAACTTTTTCTAattaacagaataaaataatctCATTCTTGAATAGCTTTGAAAACAATCTTCACAGGCCTTGCAATGATACTTTTCAATTAACTATTAAAAGGCGAGGCTCAGACTTCGCGCAAAGCGGTTTGCAATAAAGCAGAATAGAACAAGagtaagagtctaacagccccgagACATTGCATTTCAGGTCTCCCGATtgagtctgcaatctaactccctgtggcacactttcacccacgtgaccaaaagtggtgaGCAAAGTGACCCACCGAGCAACCGACATTGCGAAAAATTTTAGTTCTCAGCTAAGGTCTTGACTTGTTGATGGtcttggtgtttttctttgccTTTTAAGCAGCTTTTTACTGCCATCTTTGCATTAGCATTTAGCTTTGGCATTTAGCAAAATAGAGGAGGAATAACTTTATGGTTTAGAATTTCAAGTTGTGCTTTGGTGGTGCGAGAAGACACTTCGCAGGGTTTTTCAGCTCATGCCTTGTTTACTAATTAATATCTTTCTTTAGAGAAGGGATCCACCATAGatcagaaagagagatatagGGGACTTTGTATCTCTTTTATCTATCCTACTTTTCGTTACTATGTAATGATAAAGACTTGAAGAATAACGCGCTTGTATTTCACATATTCAATCAATTACTGTTGTCATGAAACCTGTGAACAAACAATTATGGATTGCATAAAACATTGATTACATGAATATAAAATACCTTCATTGTCTAATCTTTGACTACAAACTACATTCTTCAGCAGAATAGCCTACTGGCTGAAGGGcacaaacatttacataaaTGAAGACTTTTCAGAGGCTGtgcaacagaggagagaactCTTGCCCAAGCTGAAAGCTGCCCGTGAGAGGGGAGACAAGGCCAGCCTTGTCAGAGACACACTTGGATCCATCTTTTGAGGATGATGAACTGACAGTGTATGGTTATAAGATATTGAGAAGGGATAGAAACAAACATGGCAGGGGAGTAGCTTTTTATGTCCAGGATCATATCCCTGTTAAAATAAGAATGTCACAGGTTTAAGGTTGGCGGACTATAAGGCAGAGACACAACACgaggaggcagcaggacagttcaaataaagatttatttgagGGTAGGGTAAGAGGACGAGGCTGGCCTGGGGAGTGGAGGAGTCCAGGCTTGACAGCAGACTGACAAGGCGGCAGACTGGACGAAGGGCTGACAGGTTTCCAGAGCTGGAGCAGGCGGCAGGAGTCAGGACGGGATCTGGACAAAGAGGCAAGAGTGAGTAGGTAAAATGCAGGACGGGACTGCAAACAGACTAAACGGCTAAAAGGTGACTAACAGAGGGAACTGAGTCAACAATCTGGCGATGAGTGGATGAAgagccggggtagatatactgtggctgatgagatgatgaacagcaggtgagcagactggaaACAAGCTGATAGCAGACTGGTGTGTGGAACGAGCTGAGCCAGGAGCCAGGGGCAGGAggttatatttattattattatcattattattattattattattattgttgtcttAAGTATTCTCTTAtcttattattgattatttgtaTTGTGTTACTTTTTAtgaggaccccaggaagactagctgtcaTTAATTTgccagctaatggggatcctaataaaacaataaacaaacaataaaacgtTCATAACCTTTATAATCCTAAAAATTGAATTACAGTTAAACAATACATAGTATCTTGGTGATTAATATAGTGAAAAATCAATGAAGTAAGGTATAAACTTTACTGATGTATATTAAAAAAGGTGTAGATATAAATGGTACCTAGGTGGCAGTGTGGTACCATGGAAATGAGGGGCTTCTAGGGAGTCCCCTGTGGAATCTAAATTTTACCATTTactaagataaaaataaatgaatttgtaACATATACATGATAATATTGATTAAACAACTCAGAATATATGACTAAACATTTTAGTATATAATTCACAGTGCTTTAGAAGTCACTGAAGATACAAACTGGGAAGATAGATTAACAATCCCAGTAAATCAGGgagtgagtttgttttttttatggtagaaccagggagaggaagacagtcAAGGATAACAAAGACTCTTGTAATCTGATATGAAATGTATTTCAGTCTTTATCTTGATAAATGTCCAAGTTCAGTTTATTAAAACACAGTCCTGATGAAAAACCCTCTTCTTTAATTTGcataagtgtttgtgtgtctttctgacAGGTCTTGTTTGCAAGTAGTTAGATAAGCTGCTGTAAATTGTCTTTAGGAATGTGTGTGAAATAATTCAATTGAGCTGAAATATTCTTTTACTACGTGATCACTGTAGCCTATTGAATTCAGATAGCGATACAGTGTAGAAGCTAACATCAAGATGCACAAGTTATTCTTTCatagcaaaacaaaatacagctaTACATCGCAAAGTTAGCATAAGAATGTATCGTTTATTATATTTCTCCATCAAATGTTATCCTGATCAAAACTCCACTGTGGGAGCCTTGCTGCTAATTCACTGCATTTACTTTTTGTATACCTTGCTGCTAATTTTAATGCATCTacttttgtgtgtatttacttaattttttttatacttttttgaaactttttaaagatatttttagatATATAATCCTATATTTTTAGTAGTCAGGATTGTTTaactgtatgttctgtatgtgcACTGTTTGGTCTGGGAGGAACGGCATGTCGTTCTAATGTATGCGATTACTGAGGAATGACAATAAAGGAAATCTTGAAATCTTGAACTCTGGCACCGCCCACAATGTATCAATCCATCAACTACGATGATGGCAGTGTGAACACACGTTTAGAATGATTTTGTAATGAGTTTAAAGGCCCAATCaatcaaatgtaaacaaaagaaGAGTTACACCAATAGAAacccaaaacacaacatttgaaACAATTTTCCCATTCTCATATTGGCCAGCAGTGCCTGAGATAAAAGCACCAGCAGTATTCAACAGTGGTTGTAGATATTGATGTAAAATTTCCATAGCTATATTTTGAGTTGTAATGGGTATACCGAaataaaaaggttaaaaaatcaCAGATTGGGTCTAAAAAGTTTGCAATAATATATTTTCAGCACAAAATTTCCAGAAGTAGGCTTTTGAATGCtaatttttcaaaattttctcCTGGGGCAGCACGTCCTCTGACCCCAGTGTCTTTGGGGTTTTGTCACCTTTTTCACCCCTGatgtgtttgcatccctgaTCCTGTTTCAGATTTTGCATTGGTGGTATCCACAGCAATGAGTAAGGGGAGAAGGCCTGTCGTATTTGCCCCTATTATACAGTCCCGCACGCCTGCACCCTTGCAAACTCACGTAATCACGCTGAGCATTTAACAGAAGAAATATGGAATGCCAATTAGCATCAGCAGGTGGCAGTatcacacagaaacaaatgatTTGAAGTCTATGACTAGTAtttgcagtattagtagcagtagtagttgcagtagcagtGGAAGATGTTGAAGTAGTACTTGCagtaagtagtagtagcagtactagttgCAGTAGTTTTGGTGGTAGGAGCATCAGTAGCAcattttgtagtagtagtagtcgtagtgaTAGTAGGAGGTGTCTAGGTCAGGGGTCTTCAACCTTTTTCAGCCCAAGGACCCCTTGgtcgatagagaaacagagcagggaccccctagatttaaaaaaaaaaaaattgtgttgcattttaagcctggcctataataacatatttataatcCCTTATTAACCTATTTATATACTCAGTTATTATGCTTACGGTTGCTAAAACGTTTatacataattattattgatgatgatgatgattattattatcattattattattatagattgaggcttatactttttttttttttttttacaatgaaacatttagctTAACTTTAGCTTCAGGATGACACAGGCCTACCTCAGTGAGATGACTGGCCCTGGTGAGTGGCACACAACTTGTCTAttctgggggagatggaggttgtcaggcagagcatcacatcatcctcaggctgcagtcttGAACGGTATTTACTGTAATGCAAACACCTCCGCCAATTTTAGTTTCTTGATTAATTGCACCCTCACATCAGATGCCATTTCACCAATTCGCCGAGCAATCGTTGTGTCTGACAACGGGATAgtcttcagtttatttacatattcatcattccCAAACATTGTCTTGCACATATCACCGGCTGCGGGCAATATCAAATCTTCTGcaattgtatgtttttttacattgagcAATGCGAAGAGAAACTTGATATGAGGCTTTCAAAGCAAGCTCTCCAACTTTCGCTGATTTTCTCATCATTCTGTTGGCATTGGAGAGAGCTCAGACGAGCCTGAAagtattccagtgttttatcttgCAAGTGGCCGTGATTCTTCTCCAAGTGTCGCTGCAGCTTTGATGGCTTTCGTTTGAGAGCGCTGccgaacaaacaacacacaccggcAATTCCATCCCTTCGGTTTCTTTGAAGGTAAATCCAAACTTTAGGTAGGTTTCAGAATATTTTCGGGACTTCTCTCTTTTGCGTTTACCCTCTGCCGCTGGGGCAGCCCCATCACCTGTGGTCTTGGACGAGGTGGAAGGAGTAACGGTAGGATCCCGAGCTCGAGGCCAAGTTACTGTTACAAAACGATCCATTCTACTTCACATATTAacctagtagtaggctagttattaattattttagcacCGAACTGCGTTTTAGCCAACACTTAGCTTGCTAGCAAGCCAGCAAATTAGCTagtggctaaaataaacgtacctacggagaaatatcgccggttaccagtctcgctttgccagatttgccagaaggttacatgtcccacaatgacaagtgaagaggtacgtagcaagtttactaggcctagttgaaaacgtttactcgctcgcttaaTCATTTCCGCCATTACTCTggccgaatttgacaacaagctttaggaaagaggtgaaaacaacaacacagctgaaccgcgtgtgtggctatttgtttatatcattacgtctcacggaaatctccacgtagcacacgttagtttcaggattcgttacagggtctgaaatcgcttattgcaggtttaaggtaGACGGGAGAAAGGTGtgaaggtaaatatgttgcaaaatgcgagagcttgtagacttgatgtgagaacttgtaaaatacgatgtgagaacttgaagaaaaaaactgaatgtgaagtcacagaaaaaatagcTGTGAGAGAGCGCCCCCCCTCCCCGCGGGGGAGGGgcgtggaggggtggggtggagtgGTGTACCAATCAGAAATCGGAAGACGAAGCGCTCTTTTGCTCTGCTCCATGTGCTGTCCTCAGGACGTCCAGAGCcattgagagaaagagttgcGTCAACGGATGGTCAAAAACGCTACACGGTCACATGACGGTCACGTGGTTCATGTAACTCCCGGTAGTTCCAAGCGGTCCATTTGAATCCATTGTTTTCTATGGGAACAGTACTAACAACTTTGGGTATAATAAACTATATGACAGCTGATTTAGAGTATTGTAAACTGACAGGTTACATGTCTGTAATATTTACTATTTAATATTATGATTAAAAATTATCTCAAAATAGAAGATTAGAGTGATTAAGGCTTGGCACCTTTACCAGTCAATGATGTGTTGCTTTGGCTGCTAGCTGTTCACTGTGTTACATcctaatgtagcctaattttattattattattattattatttacttttttggacTTTAAGATAACGTCACCAGAAGGTATGAATTGAATATCAATCCACCAAGATAGTCTCTTCAAGTGCTGTGAATCCACCAACAACTGACAGCAGTAAGGGGCAGTGAATGATGTTCAGTGCTGTCATTGAAAGTTACTTGCGAGCGATCTATTCAGTTTATGACCTAAAGTAATAGCATTCCACTGACACCAACAAAATCATCCTCATTTCAAGTTTCTAAAGTACAGGCCCTAGAGGAAGGTACTGATATTTAACTACTGAGGTGCATCAATGAACATAGAGCatgagtaggcctacataaaaaatatactCTCTTACTCAAGTGTTACTAAGTCTATGGTAAGAGTCTTAGACAAAGAGTGAACAGGACTAGAATAAGTAATTTACAAGTCTGGTTAGATTATAAATGCAATTAAGCATGCTTTATTAACCTGACCCATCCACCAGATCCAGAATCAATATTAATACtaccaaaatatcaatatatatatatatagcctttCCATTAAGCTTAGCAATGTAGTGGTGAGTCAAGCGATGGGTTTTGGTGTAGGCTACGTTACTAGGGATGCAATCATATTGATCTCTATTGATATTAGTAAGCCAAGTTTTTAATTAGCCTACTTGTGTCAGATAATGGGCTATGGATACAAATCCATCGATCTCCATCGATGTTATTAACTATGCCTTGTCCACCTTCTCTAACAGACACATTTAGCAGAACAGTAGCAGGAACACCCAAAATCTTTTATGGTTAAGAAGCACCTTTatgacaaaatacatgtaaaaagaCTTTTAGTTGGGAAACAAAAAGTGACAGAATGTTCTACCCCATTAATATACAATTAACATAAGAAGGACAATATGGTACCGTTACATCTTCACATATACTGGCATAAACAGCCAACGTTATAGTAATTTATCTTACCAATCAGAAATCAACCATCATAAACAATAATATAGCctaaataggcctacataataataatcaatcaatctacacatctgtgaatattttttctgtgacttcacattcagtttttttcttcaagttctcacatcatattttacaagttctcacatcaagtctacaagctctcgcattttgcaacatatttaccttcaCACCTTTCTCCCGTCtaccttaaacctgcaataagcgatttcagaccctgtaacgaatcctgaaactaacgtgtgctacgtggagatttccgtgagacgtaatgatataaacaaatagccacacacgcggttcagctgtgttgttgttttcacctctttcctaaagcttgttgtcaaattcggccAGAGTAATGGCGGAAATGAttaagcgagcgagtaaacgttttcaactaggcctagtaaacttgctacgtacctcttcacttgtcattgtgggacatgtaaccttctggcaaatctggcaaagcgagactggtaaccggcgatatttctccgtaggtacgtttattttagccactAGCTAATTTGCTGGCTTGCTAGCAAGCTAAGTGTTGGCTAAAACGCAGTTCGgtgctaaaataattaataactagcctactactaggtTAATATGTGAAGTAGAATGGATCGTTTTGTAACAGTAACTTGGCCTCGAGCTCGGGATCCTACCGTTACTCCTTCCACCTCGTCCAAGACCACAGGTGATGGGGCTGCCCCAGCGGCAGAGGGTAAACGCAAAAGAGAGAAGTCCCGAAAATATTCTGAAACCTACCTAAAGTTTGGATTTACCTTCAAAGAAACCGAAGGGATGGAATTgccggtgtgtgttgtttgttcggCAGCGCTCTCAAACGAAAGCCATCAAAGCTGCAGCGACACTTGGAGAAGAATCACGGCCACTTGcaagataaaacactggaatactTTCAGGCTCGTCTGAGCTCTCTCCAATGCCAACAGAATGATGAGAAAATCAGCGAAAGTTGGAGAGCTTGCTTTGAAAGCCTCATATCAAGTTTCTCTTCGCATTgctcaatgtaaaaaaacatacaattgCAGAAGATTTGATATTGCCCGCAGCCGGTGATATGTGCAAGACAATGTTTGggaatgatgaatatgtaaataaactgaagacTATCCCGTTGTCAGACACAACGATTGCTCGGCGAATTGGTGAAATGGCATCTGATGTGAGGGTGCAATTAATCAAGAAACTAAAATTGGCGGAGGTGTTTGCATTACAGTAAATACCGTTCaagactgcagcctgaggatgatgtgatgctctgcctgacaacctccatctcccccagaaTAGACAAGTTGTGTGCCACTCACCAGGGCCAGTCATCTCACTGAGGTAGGCCTGTGTCATCCTGAAGCTAAAGTTAagctaaatgtttcattgtaaaaaaaaaaaaaaaaagtataagcctcaatctataataataataatgataataataatcatcatcatcatcaataataattatgtatAAACGTTTTAGCAACCGTAAGCATAATAACTGAGTATATAAATAGGTTAATAAGGgattataaatatgttattataggccaggcttaaaatgcaacacaatttttttttttttaaatctagggggtccctgctctgtttctctatcgacCAAGGGGTCCTTGGGCTGAAAAAGGTTGAAGACCCCTGACCTAGACACCTCCTACTAtcactacgactactactactacaaaatgTGCTACTGATGCTCCTACCACCAAAACTACTGcaactagtactgctactactacttactGCAAGTACTACTTCAACATCTTCCactgctactgcaactactactgctactaatactgcaaaTACTAGTCATAGACTTCAAatcatttgtttctgtgtgatACTGCCACCTGCTGATGCTAATTGGCATTCCATATTTCTTCTGTTAAATGCTCAGCGTGATTACGTGAGTTTGCAAGGGTGCAGGCGTGCGGGACTGTATAATAGGGGCAAATACGACAGGCCTTCTCCCCTTACTCATTGCTGTGGATACCACCAATGCAAAATCTGAAACAGGAtcagggatgcaaacacatCAGGGGTGAAAAAGGTGACAAAACCCCAAAGACACTGGGGTCAGAGGACGTGCTGCCCCAGgagaaaattttgaaaaattaGCATTCAAAAGCCTACTTCTGGAAATTTTGTGCTGAAAATATATTATTGCAAACTTTTTAGACCCAATCTGtgattttttaacctttttattTCGGTATACCCATTACAACTCAAAATATAGCTATGGAAATTTTACATCAATATCTACAACCACTGTTGAATACTGCTGGTGCTTTTATCTCAGGCACTGCTGGCCAATATGAGAATGGGAAAATTGTttcaaatgttgtgttttgggtTTCTATTGGTGTAACTCttcttttgtttacat encodes the following:
- the uqcc3 gene encoding ubiquinol-cytochrome-c reductase complex assembly factor 3, with product MSGLRTILSSTAMVVVLGVGYGMWAMISPGEERRKELIKNLPEANPMRMEETRKRNALVMQVLKEAAETNDNIARGIGGPSK